From a region of the Phycisphaerales bacterium genome:
- a CDS encoding oligosaccharide flippase family protein, giving the protein MRLAMKASAVSAGGFALMQVLRFVQNLYVADQISVSAYGQVGLVMLVISGLMLLSDIGIATNVVQSRRGDDPVFLNTAYSMNVVRGGALWLIAAIIAFPFAASNHNPDLVGMLVIAASTTCIRGLSSSALWTATRHVQMHKITALNVGSEVIGFIVALVWVWQSPTAWALIGGSVAAASAFAIGSFFMGQRPKLEWESAAARELISFGVWLFLSTATYFAASQAERLLLGWTVTKDELGWFTMAFMLASAPTRAIQQLFEQVFFPLVSRLCRDDPARAMLQFRRVKLIAFGLACGAAIVCILGGPFAVEKLLDDKYKPSGWMLQLLGFRAALDILMGPTVNMLFASGQSKFAATGNVMRLAVLAPGLWITLRYFSLREAVWVLTLAPLAGYAATLHAVRRHLRAAFTLEWVTMIALIFLGGALGLMYKWMT; this is encoded by the coding sequence ATGCGCCTGGCCATGAAGGCCAGCGCCGTCTCGGCCGGCGGGTTCGCTCTGATGCAGGTCCTGCGTTTCGTGCAGAACCTGTACGTTGCCGACCAGATCAGCGTCAGCGCCTACGGGCAGGTGGGCCTGGTGATGCTGGTCATCTCGGGCCTGATGCTGCTGTCGGATATCGGCATCGCTACGAACGTGGTGCAGAGCCGGCGCGGTGACGACCCGGTCTTTCTCAACACCGCTTACTCCATGAACGTCGTGCGTGGGGGCGCGCTGTGGCTCATCGCCGCGATCATCGCCTTCCCCTTCGCTGCGTCGAACCACAACCCTGATCTGGTTGGCATGCTGGTCATCGCCGCGAGCACGACGTGCATCCGTGGTCTCTCGAGCTCGGCCCTATGGACCGCCACCCGCCACGTCCAGATGCACAAGATCACCGCGCTGAATGTGGGCAGCGAGGTCATCGGGTTCATCGTCGCGCTCGTGTGGGTCTGGCAGTCCCCCACCGCGTGGGCACTGATCGGCGGCAGTGTCGCGGCGGCCTCGGCTTTCGCGATCGGAAGCTTCTTCATGGGCCAGCGCCCGAAGCTGGAGTGGGAGAGCGCGGCCGCGCGGGAACTGATCTCCTTCGGCGTCTGGCTCTTCCTGTCCACGGCCACCTACTTTGCCGCGAGCCAGGCCGAGCGACTGCTGCTGGGTTGGACCGTGACAAAGGATGAGCTGGGCTGGTTCACCATGGCCTTCATGCTCGCCTCCGCCCCCACGCGGGCGATCCAGCAGCTCTTCGAGCAGGTGTTCTTCCCGCTCGTCTCGCGCCTATGCCGCGACGACCCGGCGCGGGCCATGCTCCAGTTCCGGCGCGTCAAGCTCATCGCCTTCGGCCTCGCCTGCGGCGCGGCCATTGTGTGCATCCTCGGCGGTCCATTTGCCGTGGAGAAGCTGCTGGACGACAAGTACAAGCCGTCCGGCTGGATGCTGCAGCTCCTGGGCTTCAGGGCGGCGCTGGACATCCTCATGGGCCCGACCGTGAACATGCTGTTTGCTTCCGGTCAGTCCAAGTTCGCGGCCACCGGCAACGTCATGCGGCTGGCGGTCCTGGCGCCCGGTCTCTGGATCACCCTGCGTTACTTCTCCCTCCGCGAAGCGGTGTGGGTTCTCACACTGGCACCGTTGGCCGGCTATGCCGCGACGCTGCACGCAGTCCGCCGCCACCTTCGCGCCGCGTTCACGCTCGAATGGGTCACCATGATCGCGCTCATTTTCCTTGGCGGGGCGCTTGGCCTCATGTACAAGTGGATGACCTGA
- a CDS encoding FkbM family methyltransferase → MHTRLLPRLIMPYTRRELPGWGRLLGLAGAYRHEDWKGAGTVQVRDKWHGYLMTLDLADAWDRTAYFLARYHELPSQLLMREALRPGDTFVDVGANTGKLTLLGAGCVGPRGRVYAFEPNPHLFARLTADVHANHLNHVHLHPAGLGDAQAELVLKVLGGEGLLGTFAEHAGSEDQPVTSEHRVQVLPGDEVLADAPDAPMAIKIDVEGFECRVLKGLTRTLSRRPLVLTEAVPQWLERAGSSIAELFELMTSRGYSASAIGAARRPLQHRLTLRPVAAAGDLRDTDLLWIHPESPFAKRIRGECFLPA, encoded by the coding sequence ATGCACACCAGGCTGCTGCCGCGCCTGATCATGCCCTATACCCGGCGCGAACTGCCGGGGTGGGGGCGGCTTCTCGGGCTGGCCGGCGCGTACCGCCATGAGGACTGGAAGGGCGCGGGGACGGTGCAGGTCCGTGACAAGTGGCACGGGTACCTCATGACCCTTGACCTCGCCGACGCCTGGGACCGCACGGCCTACTTCCTCGCCCGCTACCACGAGCTGCCCTCGCAGCTGCTGATGCGCGAAGCCCTGCGGCCGGGCGACACCTTCGTGGACGTGGGCGCCAACACCGGCAAGCTGACGCTGCTGGGCGCGGGCTGCGTCGGGCCGCGCGGTCGCGTGTACGCGTTCGAGCCCAACCCACACCTGTTCGCACGCCTGACTGCCGACGTTCATGCCAACCACCTGAATCACGTGCACCTGCACCCCGCCGGCCTGGGCGATGCGCAGGCCGAGCTCGTTCTCAAGGTTCTGGGCGGCGAGGGGCTGCTGGGCACCTTCGCCGAGCACGCCGGTTCAGAGGATCAACCCGTCACGTCCGAGCACCGCGTGCAGGTCCTGCCCGGGGACGAGGTCCTGGCAGACGCACCCGACGCGCCCATGGCCATCAAGATCGACGTCGAGGGGTTTGAGTGCCGCGTGCTCAAAGGGCTCACCCGCACCCTCTCCCGCCGCCCGCTCGTTCTGACGGAAGCCGTACCGCAGTGGCTCGAGCGTGCGGGCTCCAGCATCGCGGAGCTGTTCGAGCTCATGACCTCCCGCGGCTATTCCGCCTCTGCCATTGGCGCGGCACGCAGGCCACTTCAGCACCGCCTGACCTTGAGGCCTGTCGCGGCCGCCGGCGACCTGAGGGACACCGACCTTCTGTGGATTCACCCGGAATCGCCGTTCGCGAAGCGCATCCGGGGCGAGTGTTTCCTGCCTGCGTGA
- a CDS encoding glycosyltransferase family A protein, whose amino-acid sequence MSSRDVQPLVAVILPLFNARPYFRAAVESVLNQTYRELDVIVVDDGSTDGSLEVISDIRDSRLRTVRQPNSGKPVAMNLALSMTDAEFYAINDADDLSHPERIQRQVDCLRRNSDVAAVFSGHDIIVSNQRHAPQFRPRTREECREEIECLRMPAHDPTALWRLSMVRHFSYEPSLPGVEGYDYILRVGEQFPMLVLGECLYSYRVHPDSITKRAPVERERRVREVLRRACERRGANPEEVLGPAPGPGTYSRLRNRDLDNNLAAHFIESVLDLRSHGRVMEAIRTGIACGKFHPTDPHYLKALAYALLPSGFIAKVRSRKKPKSVSWPTTPAMAHAG is encoded by the coding sequence ATGAGCAGCCGCGACGTTCAGCCACTCGTTGCCGTGATCCTGCCGCTCTTCAATGCGCGGCCCTACTTCCGCGCCGCTGTCGAGAGCGTGCTCAACCAGACGTACCGCGAGCTCGACGTCATCGTCGTCGACGATGGCAGCACCGACGGGTCTCTGGAAGTGATCTCCGATATCCGCGACTCCCGCCTGCGGACTGTTCGGCAGCCCAACTCTGGCAAGCCAGTGGCCATGAACCTCGCGCTCTCGATGACCGATGCCGAGTTCTACGCCATCAACGACGCCGACGACCTCAGCCACCCCGAGCGCATCCAGCGGCAGGTGGACTGCTTGCGTCGGAACTCCGATGTGGCCGCGGTGTTCAGCGGGCACGACATCATTGTGAGCAATCAGCGGCACGCCCCCCAGTTCCGCCCGCGTACGCGGGAGGAGTGCCGCGAGGAGATCGAGTGCCTGCGCATGCCAGCGCACGACCCCACGGCGCTCTGGCGGCTCAGCATGGTCCGGCACTTCAGTTACGAGCCCAGCCTGCCGGGGGTTGAGGGGTACGACTACATCCTCCGCGTGGGGGAGCAGTTCCCAATGCTGGTGCTTGGTGAGTGCCTGTATTCCTACCGTGTGCACCCCGACTCGATCACCAAGCGGGCGCCGGTGGAGCGTGAGCGGCGTGTCCGGGAAGTCCTCAGGCGGGCGTGCGAGCGCAGGGGGGCCAACCCCGAGGAGGTTCTGGGCCCCGCACCCGGTCCGGGAACGTATTCCAGGCTGCGCAACCGCGATCTGGACAACAACCTGGCGGCACACTTCATCGAGAGCGTGCTGGACCTGCGTTCTCATGGCAGAGTGATGGAGGCGATCCGGACGGGAATCGCCTGCGGGAAGTTCCACCCCACCGACCCTCACTACCTCAAGGCCCTCGCCTATGCCCTCCTCCCGTCGGGGTTCATCGCGAAGGTCCGATCACGGAAGAAGCCCAAGAGCGTGAGCTGGCCCACAACCCCCGCCATGGCTCACGCCGGTTGA
- a CDS encoding glycosyltransferase family 4 protein, with translation MSRPIRALYSFAGRLGRTGIGVTAWNQLRGLVDEGIEVHLFCGTCERDVPGVSSITQTMKPAGLRIPYRVLGTQRAWGWHDWFTARAVRRGLNIDLVHAWPLGARRTFEAAKARRIPTLLERPNTHTGFAFEVVGEELRKLGLELPHDHSHRADPRRLAVEEEEYRMAEHFLCPSEFVASTFIQRGFPAARISRTQYGYDPREFWSQPQRPAGPLTFGFVGSCEPRKGLHLALEAWSRSRAREAGRFVICGRFVPGYREKLEPYLKDPSVQVIGYRSDVGATMRECDVLVLPSIEEGSALVTYEARACGCVLMVSDAAGARCEHMVNGLVHTARNVQQLREHFDLLADSPDLLEQLRQASLAGVGNLTWSAAARRLVSVYRTILGREPQEHRDHYVPREREPVVQRETVA, from the coding sequence ATGAGCCGACCCATCCGCGCCCTGTACAGCTTCGCCGGCCGCCTGGGACGCACCGGAATCGGCGTCACCGCGTGGAACCAGCTGCGCGGCCTCGTCGACGAGGGCATCGAGGTCCACCTTTTCTGCGGCACATGCGAGCGCGACGTGCCCGGCGTCAGCAGCATCACCCAGACGATGAAGCCCGCCGGCTTGCGTATCCCATATCGCGTGCTGGGGACTCAGCGCGCCTGGGGCTGGCACGACTGGTTTACGGCTCGGGCCGTGCGGCGTGGGCTCAACATCGACCTGGTGCACGCCTGGCCTCTGGGGGCGCGCCGAACCTTCGAGGCGGCGAAGGCGCGCCGAATCCCAACGCTGCTGGAGCGGCCGAACACGCACACTGGGTTCGCTTTCGAAGTAGTGGGGGAGGAGCTGCGGAAGTTGGGCCTGGAGCTCCCGCACGACCACTCGCACCGCGCCGACCCGCGCCGGCTCGCGGTCGAGGAGGAGGAGTACCGGATGGCGGAGCACTTCCTCTGCCCCTCGGAGTTTGTCGCTTCGACGTTCATCCAGCGAGGATTCCCGGCCGCCCGCATCTCGCGGACGCAGTATGGGTACGACCCGCGGGAGTTCTGGAGCCAGCCGCAGCGCCCGGCAGGGCCGCTCACCTTCGGGTTCGTCGGCAGCTGCGAGCCCCGCAAGGGCCTGCACCTCGCCCTGGAAGCCTGGAGCCGCTCACGCGCCCGCGAGGCAGGCCGCTTTGTCATCTGCGGCCGCTTCGTCCCCGGTTACCGCGAAAAGCTCGAGCCCTACCTCAAGGACCCCAGCGTGCAGGTGATCGGCTACCGCAGCGACGTCGGCGCCACGATGCGCGAGTGCGACGTGCTGGTCCTGCCATCGATCGAGGAGGGCAGCGCGCTGGTCACCTACGAGGCCCGCGCCTGCGGCTGCGTGCTCATGGTCTCTGACGCCGCGGGCGCCCGCTGCGAGCACATGGTCAACGGCCTCGTGCACACCGCCCGCAACGTGCAGCAGCTCCGCGAGCACTTCGACCTGCTCGCCGACAGCCCCGACCTGCTCGAGCAGCTCCGCCAGGCCAGCCTCGCCGGGGTCGGCAACCTCACCTGGAGCGCCGCGGCCAGGCGCCTCGTGTCCGTCTACCGGACCATCCTCGGGCGCGAGCCCCAGGAGCATCGGGACCACTACGTGCCGCGCGAGCGGGAGCCGGTGGTGCAACGGGAGACGGTGGCGTGA
- a CDS encoding class I SAM-dependent methyltransferase, protein MTAVRAHDVQTPGWTWAACPLCGGREHQLLFESRNRLFGTDDVACLRRCRCGMCLTNPQPTDETLARLYDTQEYYTHAGGGTFKERLRERTRRWQLRGPLAALRLRAERTRDVSRFTSRFAPEHFPLSRGLSLLDFGCGAGDIAVLGIGLGMRVLGIEPDRQAQKAAASRGVRVVPSLDAAPAERFDRIIMRHVLEHVPDPVGMLRTLGGRLATDGRMLVAVPNVDAHQAQVYGEHWIGYDMPRHLWHFSVATLRRTAEQAGLRVVWMGTVELAGFAQKSLENTPADRRAAAAAQTWSAREVEQQGRGTEIVCVLEGALGR, encoded by the coding sequence ATGACGGCAGTGCGCGCGCATGATGTGCAGACGCCCGGCTGGACGTGGGCGGCATGCCCGCTCTGCGGCGGGCGCGAGCACCAGCTGCTGTTCGAGTCGCGCAACCGCCTCTTTGGGACCGACGACGTCGCGTGCCTGCGCCGCTGCCGCTGCGGGATGTGCCTGACAAACCCACAGCCCACCGACGAGACCCTCGCCCGCCTCTACGACACGCAGGAGTACTACACCCACGCCGGCGGTGGCACCTTCAAGGAGCGCCTCCGCGAGCGCACCCGCCGCTGGCAACTCCGCGGCCCGCTCGCCGCCCTCCGCCTCCGCGCCGAGCGCACCCGAGACGTCAGCCGCTTCACCAGCCGCTTCGCCCCCGAGCACTTCCCGCTCTCGCGCGGGCTCTCGCTGCTGGACTTTGGGTGCGGCGCCGGCGACATCGCTGTGCTGGGTATCGGCCTTGGCATGCGGGTGCTGGGCATCGAGCCCGACCGACAGGCACAGAAGGCCGCGGCGTCCCGCGGCGTGCGCGTGGTGCCCTCGCTCGACGCGGCGCCCGCCGAGCGGTTCGACCGAATCATCATGCGGCACGTCCTTGAACATGTCCCCGACCCCGTCGGCATGCTGCGGACCCTCGGCGGCCGTCTCGCCACCGATGGCCGCATGCTGGTCGCGGTGCCCAACGTGGACGCCCACCAGGCGCAGGTCTACGGCGAGCACTGGATCGGGTACGACATGCCGCGGCACCTGTGGCACTTCTCGGTGGCGACGCTCCGGCGGACGGCGGAGCAGGCCGGTCTGAGGGTGGTATGGATGGGCACGGTGGAGCTCGCCGGCTTCGCGCAGAAGTCGCTGGAGAACACGCCGGCCGATCGCCGCGCCGCAGCAGCGGCCCAAACCTGGTCCGCCCGGGAAGTCGAGCAGCAGGGCAGGGGCACCGAGATCGTTTGCGTGCTGGAGGGCGCGCTGGGCCGATGA
- a CDS encoding glycosyltransferase family 2 protein, producing MNPELSILIVSYNTRDITLACLESVYAQTRDTSFELIILDNASTDGSADAIAARFPQATLIRSTDNLGFAGGNNAAAQHATGTYLLLLNPDTVVLDGAIDRLMAFARANPAAGIWGGRTLFPDGTVNTTYCWKRQTPWSAFCCGTGLQSVFRGSRLFDPEAMGAWNREQTPEVDIVSGCFLLITRALWDDLGGFDPAFFMYGEEADLCLRARAHRARPRITTDATIIHLGGASEKVRSDKLVRLLKAKTLLIRRHWSPGAARFGVAMLTLWPWSRAVAWKLLAPMRGQSGRDSAASWSSVWSRRREWLDQPDAPIQPRAKTSARLPEPTHA from the coding sequence ATGAACCCCGAACTGTCCATCCTGATCGTCAGCTACAACACGCGGGACATCACCCTCGCGTGCCTCGAGTCGGTGTACGCGCAGACCCGCGACACCAGCTTCGAGCTGATCATCCTCGACAACGCCTCGACGGATGGCTCCGCAGACGCGATCGCCGCCCGCTTCCCACAGGCCACGCTCATCCGCAGCACCGACAACCTCGGCTTCGCCGGCGGCAACAACGCTGCGGCGCAACACGCCACCGGCACCTACCTGCTGCTCCTCAACCCCGACACTGTCGTGCTCGACGGCGCCATTGACCGGCTCATGGCCTTTGCCAGGGCCAACCCCGCGGCCGGCATCTGGGGCGGCAGAACCCTCTTCCCCGACGGCACCGTCAACACAACCTACTGCTGGAAGCGCCAGACGCCCTGGAGCGCTTTCTGCTGCGGCACGGGCCTGCAGTCGGTGTTCCGCGGCAGTCGCCTGTTCGATCCCGAAGCCATGGGCGCGTGGAACCGCGAGCAGACGCCGGAGGTGGACATCGTGTCCGGCTGCTTCCTGCTCATCACCCGCGCGCTGTGGGACGACCTCGGCGGCTTCGACCCCGCGTTCTTCATGTACGGCGAGGAGGCCGACCTCTGCCTTCGCGCCCGCGCCCACCGCGCCCGCCCGCGTATCACCACCGACGCAACCATCATCCACCTGGGCGGCGCCAGCGAGAAGGTGCGTTCTGACAAGCTCGTTCGGCTGCTGAAGGCCAAGACGCTGCTGATCCGCCGCCATTGGTCGCCCGGCGCCGCCCGCTTCGGCGTCGCCATGCTCACCCTCTGGCCCTGGTCGCGGGCCGTGGCGTGGAAGCTGCTCGCGCCCATGCGAGGCCAGTCCGGGCGCGACTCCGCCGCCAGCTGGTCCAGCGTGTGGTCGCGCCGTCGCGAATGGCTCGATCAGCCCGACGCTCCCATCCAGCCGCGTGCGAAAACCTCCGCGCGCCTCCCGGAGCCCACCCATGCCTGA
- a CDS encoding glycosyltransferase — MIFVTVGTQLTFDRLIKAVDDWAAARARTDVFAQIGPSEFKPRHITAQQFITPQECDRHMRSADVIIAHAGMGSILTALELGKPIVIMPRKALLGEHRNDHQLATARRFAEMGTVTVAMDERELVEKLDALGQLGAAPRISPFASDRLIGAVSAFIHGEPIPVVKPTPAAASVMESVNA, encoded by the coding sequence GTGATCTTCGTCACCGTCGGCACCCAGCTCACCTTTGACCGCCTCATCAAGGCCGTGGACGACTGGGCCGCCGCCCGCGCCCGCACCGACGTCTTCGCCCAGATCGGCCCCAGCGAGTTCAAGCCGCGCCACATCACCGCGCAGCAGTTCATCACGCCGCAGGAGTGCGACCGCCACATGCGCTCCGCCGACGTGATCATCGCGCACGCCGGCATGGGCTCGATCCTCACGGCCCTGGAGCTCGGCAAGCCCATCGTCATCATGCCCCGCAAGGCGTTGCTGGGCGAGCACCGCAACGACCACCAGCTCGCCACCGCCCGCCGCTTCGCCGAGATGGGCACCGTCACCGTCGCGATGGACGAGCGCGAGCTTGTCGAGAAGCTCGATGCGTTAGGGCAGCTCGGGGCCGCCCCCCGCATCAGCCCCTTCGCCTCCGACCGCCTCATCGGCGCGGTCAGCGCCTTCATTCATGGCGAACCAATCCCCGTCGTGAAGCCTACTCCTGCAGCGGCTTCTGTCATGGAGAGCGTCAACGCGTGA
- a CDS encoding glycosyltransferase has protein sequence MSQAPAIPVQPSPVSAPPPATIAATADGVVCFAAVDWWYHNRGHSECQIMSRLARRVPVLWVNSIGMRAPTPGKTELVLHRYVRKLKSTVKGLRRDEATGMWVYSPLFIPRYNPRMVELNGRLVGLQVSTLLRKLKIKRPAVWATVPTCAPMVERRRWAASVWNRSDEFSAFPEADANLIAPLEQRLLKACDSAVYVNRILFERERRSVKAAEFIGHGVDFNHFASARPDTKPPATIPDELKDLPRPLVGFYGALDDYTVDLELLIKVARHIRPATLLIIGPKAMDISRLVAEPNVKYLGPVPYAKLPHYAAQFDCALMPWLQNDWIKGCNPIKLKEYLSLGFPVVSIRFAELERYEHLVYGADSHDEFLTQIGRALKENNPQLVEQRRESVRNDSWDALADKAASLLGLNPHQPHHTGGPR, from the coding sequence GTGAGCCAGGCCCCCGCCATCCCGGTCCAGCCCTCCCCCGTCTCCGCCCCGCCCCCCGCCACCATCGCGGCCACGGCCGACGGCGTCGTCTGCTTCGCCGCCGTGGACTGGTGGTACCACAACCGCGGCCACAGCGAGTGCCAGATCATGTCTCGCCTCGCAAGGCGCGTCCCCGTGCTCTGGGTCAACAGCATCGGCATGCGCGCCCCCACACCGGGCAAAACCGAGCTCGTGCTCCACCGCTACGTCCGCAAGCTCAAGAGCACGGTCAAGGGCCTCCGCCGCGACGAGGCTACGGGCATGTGGGTCTACAGCCCGCTGTTCATCCCGCGCTACAACCCGCGCATGGTCGAGCTCAACGGCCGCCTCGTCGGCCTCCAGGTCTCAACCCTGCTCCGCAAGCTCAAGATCAAGCGCCCCGCCGTCTGGGCCACCGTCCCCACCTGCGCCCCGATGGTCGAGCGTCGCCGCTGGGCCGCGTCAGTGTGGAACCGCTCCGACGAGTTCTCCGCCTTTCCCGAGGCGGACGCCAACCTGATCGCCCCCCTCGAGCAGCGCCTGCTCAAAGCCTGCGACAGCGCCGTCTACGTCAACCGCATCCTTTTTGAGCGTGAGCGCCGCAGCGTCAAGGCCGCGGAGTTCATCGGGCACGGCGTCGACTTCAATCACTTCGCCTCCGCCCGCCCGGATACCAAGCCGCCCGCGACGATCCCCGACGAGCTCAAGGACCTCCCCCGCCCCCTCGTCGGCTTCTACGGCGCCCTCGACGACTACACCGTGGACCTCGAGCTGCTCATCAAGGTCGCCCGCCACATCCGCCCCGCCACGCTCCTCATCATCGGCCCCAAGGCGATGGACATCTCGCGCCTCGTCGCCGAGCCCAACGTCAAGTACCTCGGCCCCGTGCCTTACGCCAAGCTCCCGCACTACGCGGCCCAGTTCGACTGCGCCCTCATGCCCTGGCTTCAGAACGACTGGATCAAGGGCTGCAACCCCATCAAGCTGAAGGAGTACCTCTCCCTCGGCTTCCCGGTCGTCTCCATCCGCTTCGCCGAGCTCGAGCGCTACGAGCACCTCGTCTACGGCGCCGACTCGCACGATGAGTTCCTCACGCAGATTGGCCGCGCCCTCAAAGAGAACAACCCGCAACTCGTCGAACAGCGCCGCGAGTCCGTCCGCAACGACAGCTGGGACGCCCTCGCAGACAAGGCCGCGTCGCTGCTGGGCCTCAACCCGCACCAACCCCACCACACCGGAGGGCCCCGCTGA